From the genome of Erythrobacter litoralis, one region includes:
- a CDS encoding response regulator, with the protein MSGARVLIVDDHQLAREGLGALLAGKGYEVVGLAGTGEQAVELARDLAPEVVLMDVRLGEGIDGLEATRQIAALDLPVRVLMLSLHDMPGYVREALGAGAAGYVLKDTAIDDLCAAIEQVLAGQSALPLELVNAALRVAPATRQSLSNDLEQILTKREREVVELVAEGLTNKEIARQLGISPATVKVHVERLIGKLGVADRTQAAVLAVRLKAERAGAK; encoded by the coding sequence ATGAGCGGCGCGCGGGTCCTGATCGTGGACGACCACCAGCTCGCCCGCGAAGGCCTCGGCGCCTTGCTGGCCGGCAAAGGCTACGAAGTGGTCGGCCTCGCCGGAACCGGCGAGCAGGCGGTCGAACTCGCGCGCGATCTCGCGCCCGAAGTGGTGCTGATGGACGTGCGCCTTGGCGAAGGCATCGACGGGCTCGAGGCAACCCGGCAAATCGCCGCGCTCGACCTGCCGGTCAGGGTGCTGATGCTGTCGCTTCACGACATGCCGGGCTATGTCCGCGAGGCGCTCGGCGCGGGCGCGGCAGGCTATGTGCTCAAGGATACCGCGATCGACGACCTGTGCGCCGCGATCGAACAGGTGCTCGCTGGCCAGTCGGCGCTACCGCTGGAGCTTGTCAACGCGGCGCTTCGCGTTGCGCCTGCGACCCGCCAGAGCTTGTCTAACGATCTCGAACAGATTCTGACGAAGCGCGAGCGGGAAGTCGTGGAGCTGGTGGCCGAAGGTCTCACCAACAAGGAAATCGCGCGCCAGCTCGGCATCAGCCCGGCGACGGTCAAGGTCCATGTCGAGCGCCTGATCGGCAAGCTCGGCGTTGCCGACCGGACGCAGGCGGCGGTGCTGGCGGTGCGCTTGAAGGCGGAGCGGGCGGGAGCGAAATGA
- a CDS encoding ATP-binding protein gives MSEGRSVSFTRIWTDRPLAFKGLVVVALPLAILLGSLVSLYLASSAETRAEDDVRRAFAIQRDIYQVHALLAEAATGVRGYALTREDRFLEPYRTAEVELPATLERLDGAIEDPVVSRHFVDLLRVTEEKRASLRATVALAKADETASPEEIEQALIANKLTLDTVRREIEKIQRREAVVLDERRALVDDVRDRFLVLTAVSGLVGLLGSLAAVYLFSTGIVRRVSKLEGNAELLARGERLVELPEEADEIGRLTVRLIKASALLRKREEDLRASEERFRLVIERVRDYGIFTLDPRGTVTSWNLGAERIKGWQAEEILGEHFSRFYPEETRDYLPAQMLERARANGSAEDEGWRVRKDGSRFWANVIITALRDEAGQLQGFAKVTRDMSERRRSEEALKLAREEAIAANLAKSEFLSRTSHELRTPLNAILGFGQLLEIDLESFSPPHQEAVERITRAGRHLLSLINDLLDISSIEAGGAELEPETIDAAKVLGEARDLAEPIVLSAGLRFDLVLPAKPLSLTADRRRLTQVILNLVANAAKYNTQGSFVRMGAQAQGNGAVTFFVEDDGPGIAPGNVARLFTAFDRLGQNQRTKTEGTGLGLALSKTLIQSMGGEIGYTALEPGARFWFRLGGEAAGLREVEEMQER, from the coding sequence ATGAGCGAAGGACGTTCCGTCTCGTTCACCCGCATCTGGACCGATCGTCCGCTCGCCTTCAAGGGGCTGGTGGTTGTCGCGCTGCCGCTCGCGATCCTGCTCGGTTCGCTGGTCTCGCTCTATCTTGCCAGCAGCGCCGAAACCCGCGCCGAGGATGACGTGCGCCGCGCCTTCGCGATCCAGCGCGACATCTATCAGGTCCACGCCCTGCTGGCCGAGGCGGCGACCGGGGTGCGCGGCTATGCGCTGACCCGCGAGGACCGCTTCCTCGAACCATACCGCACCGCCGAGGTCGAGCTTCCTGCCACGCTGGAGCGGCTCGATGGCGCGATCGAGGACCCGGTGGTGAGCCGCCATTTCGTCGACCTGCTGCGCGTAACGGAGGAAAAGCGCGCCAGCCTCAGGGCCACGGTTGCCCTCGCAAAGGCCGACGAGACGGCTTCGCCCGAAGAGATCGAGCAGGCGCTGATCGCCAACAAGCTGACGCTCGACACGGTGCGGCGCGAGATCGAGAAGATTCAGCGGCGCGAGGCGGTGGTCCTCGACGAGCGGCGCGCGCTGGTCGATGATGTCCGCGACCGGTTCCTCGTGCTGACCGCGGTAAGCGGGCTGGTCGGCCTGCTTGGCAGTCTTGCAGCGGTCTACCTCTTTTCGACCGGGATCGTGAGGCGGGTTAGCAAGCTCGAAGGAAACGCCGAGCTGCTCGCGCGCGGCGAGCGGCTCGTTGAACTGCCCGAGGAAGCGGACGAGATCGGGCGGCTGACCGTGCGGCTGATCAAGGCAAGCGCGCTGTTGCGCAAGCGCGAGGAAGACTTGCGCGCGAGCGAGGAGCGCTTCCGACTCGTGATCGAACGGGTGCGCGACTACGGCATCTTCACGCTCGACCCGCGCGGGACCGTGACGAGCTGGAACCTTGGCGCGGAACGCATCAAGGGATGGCAGGCCGAGGAGATACTCGGCGAGCATTTCAGCCGCTTCTACCCCGAAGAGACCCGCGATTACCTGCCCGCACAGATGCTCGAACGCGCGCGGGCAAATGGCTCGGCCGAGGACGAGGGCTGGCGCGTGCGCAAGGACGGATCGCGCTTCTGGGCCAATGTCATCATCACCGCGCTGCGCGACGAGGCCGGGCAATTGCAAGGCTTTGCCAAGGTGACGCGCGACATGTCCGAACGCCGCCGCAGCGAGGAAGCCCTGAAGCTCGCGCGCGAAGAAGCGATCGCGGCAAACCTCGCCAAGAGCGAGTTCCTCTCGCGCACCAGCCACGAATTGCGCACGCCGCTCAACGCCATTCTCGGGTTCGGTCAGTTGCTCGAGATTGATCTCGAAAGCTTCAGCCCGCCGCATCAGGAAGCGGTCGAGCGGATCACGCGGGCCGGCCGTCACCTGCTCTCGCTCATCAACGATCTGCTGGATATCTCGAGCATCGAGGCAGGCGGCGCCGAGCTCGAACCCGAAACGATCGATGCGGCGAAAGTGCTCGGGGAAGCGCGCGACCTTGCCGAGCCCATCGTGCTGAGTGCCGGGCTGCGCTTCGACCTCGTTCTGCCCGCGAAGCCGCTCTCGCTGACGGCCGACCGGCGTCGGCTCACGCAAGTCATCCTGAACCTCGTCGCCAACGCGGCCAAATACAACACACAAGGGTCTTTCGTCCGGATGGGCGCACAAGCGCAAGGGAATGGCGCGGTGACCTTCTTCGTCGAGGATGACGGTCCGGGCATAGCTCCCGGCAATGTCGCGCGCCTCTTCACCGCGTTCGACCGTCTCGGGCAGAACCAGCGGACCAAGACCGAGGGGACCGGGCTGGGTCTGGCCCTTTCCAAGACGCTCATTCAGTCGATGGGCGGCGAGATCGGCTATACGGCGCTCGAACCGGGAGCCCGCTTCTGGTTCCGGCTCGGCGGCGAGGCGGCCGGGCTTCGGGAAGTGGAAGAAATGCAGGAGCGTTGA
- a CDS encoding SDR family NAD(P)-dependent oxidoreductase has product MSKTEGEARRGRLANRIALVTGAAGNLGSEICRAFAREGAFVIMTGRTEGRIKEAREKLIADTGVSPERVDVAVLDGGDPDSIRAAFKKIKADYGRIDILINNAGSAGPKQPLYNVPFSKEEMEAAGESETASDAMRNLLGVTWNLARIAAPMMPTGGAIVNISTIFSHTRYYGRTAYVVPKAALNALSRQLSQELGPRGIRVNTVFPGPIESDRIRTVFAAMDKVQNQPENTTADYFTGRMALTRPVNGKLDGKPLPAPADIAGACLFLASEEAGGITGEEIDVTHGLSATRNSSSTYMTRPSMRSLDGAGLAIFVVAGEDWGEALESAKVLIGAGARVRLGLARNADVAQAKARLKAQAIGEELTVTRFARSEPQAMEEALAEFERDAGGPITGAIVLPVKPAGHFSGPLLGAEDRTVDNFMETELVGAIATARSLARYWRAHDDLPSPPRCVFMTNPGDGAGNCFANVLSAGITQLIRIWRNEERVQADNAETGHAVWSNQIVRHTNAEGENIRFAAGHATRVLFREQRIAEIDLKLPASIAEETGARKAMVGFAENITGLHLGKVAFITGGSAGIGGQVARLLALAGAKVMMVARRESELVAARERIVGELQDIGFAGVERRVKIMADVDVSDFASLDKAIDATLEEFGRIDYLINNAGVAGAEDMVVDMEPEAWRFTLDANLISNYHLMSRVVPLMKEQGSGYVLNVSSYFGGEKFLAVAYPNRADYGLSKAGQRAMVENFSAYLGPEVQFNAIAPGPVDGDRLSGTGGKPGLFQRRAKLILENKRLNAVYEAVIEAIRGGAEAEKILTRLSRNSTATLSHDAEAPETLRKLALDFAAQGDGVCTWDQYLLTEGMAQRLLVRLQLGGLLIGSNEWTQYCEPGGATWLKLVPPEDKPFLPAAQVDKVADGVGKGVISQLHLGAMPTEAEVAQATVFFLADRAVSGETFMPSGGLRVERSNTEREMFGSPKPDRIEKMAGKTVWIMGGHLADYVAETIRVMVEDCKVAHVVLITGNAAREKAVRELLPGGIGDDALHVLVAGDAIEQAMDEALGRWGRPTTIVSMPPEPLPETLLDGGKVLPTKQFAKMVEDQVTRHYRVARKASLYDHCQLVLVSPDVPYGSDGAGFALANFVKTSLHAFTATVAVENERLVHDVPVNQINLTRRVRSEEPRDEEEHAEELKRFTRAVLLVGAPLPDAQDSRYRARIYRGTSMTV; this is encoded by the coding sequence GTGAGCAAGACCGAGGGAGAGGCAAGAAGGGGGAGGCTCGCGAACCGCATCGCGCTAGTCACGGGGGCCGCGGGCAATCTGGGAAGCGAGATCTGCCGCGCCTTCGCCCGCGAAGGGGCCTTCGTCATCATGACCGGGCGGACCGAGGGCCGGATCAAGGAAGCGCGCGAGAAGCTGATCGCCGACACCGGCGTTTCGCCCGAACGGGTCGACGTGGCAGTACTCGACGGGGGCGATCCGGATTCGATCCGCGCCGCCTTCAAGAAGATCAAGGCGGACTATGGCCGCATCGACATTCTCATCAACAATGCGGGGTCGGCGGGGCCGAAGCAGCCGCTTTACAACGTGCCCTTCTCGAAAGAGGAGATGGAGGCAGCGGGTGAAAGCGAGACAGCCAGCGACGCGATGCGCAACCTGCTTGGCGTGACCTGGAACCTCGCCCGCATTGCCGCCCCGATGATGCCGACCGGCGGCGCGATAGTGAACATCTCCACCATCTTCAGCCACACCCGCTATTACGGGCGCACCGCCTATGTCGTGCCCAAGGCGGCGCTGAACGCGCTGTCGCGCCAGTTGTCGCAGGAACTGGGGCCGCGCGGGATCCGGGTGAACACGGTCTTTCCGGGGCCGATCGAAAGCGATCGCATCCGCACCGTTTTCGCGGCGATGGACAAGGTACAGAACCAGCCGGAGAACACGACCGCCGACTATTTCACCGGACGCATGGCGCTGACCCGGCCGGTGAACGGCAAGCTCGACGGCAAGCCGCTGCCCGCCCCCGCCGACATCGCGGGCGCCTGCCTGTTCCTCGCCAGCGAGGAAGCGGGCGGCATCACCGGCGAGGAAATCGACGTGACCCACGGCCTTTCGGCCACCCGCAATTCCTCATCGACCTACATGACCCGTCCCTCGATGCGGTCGCTCGACGGCGCGGGGCTCGCGATTTTCGTGGTCGCGGGCGAGGATTGGGGCGAAGCGCTCGAAAGCGCCAAGGTGCTGATCGGCGCAGGCGCGAGGGTTAGGCTGGGCCTGGCGCGCAATGCCGATGTCGCGCAGGCGAAAGCGCGGCTGAAAGCTCAGGCTATAGGCGAAGAGCTTACCGTCACCCGTTTCGCGCGATCCGAACCGCAAGCGATGGAAGAAGCGCTCGCCGAATTCGAACGCGATGCGGGCGGGCCGATCACCGGTGCGATCGTGCTGCCGGTGAAGCCCGCAGGCCATTTCTCCGGCCCGCTGCTCGGCGCGGAAGACAGAACGGTCGACAACTTCATGGAGACCGAGCTGGTCGGCGCCATTGCGACTGCGCGCAGCCTTGCACGTTACTGGCGCGCGCACGATGACCTGCCTTCCCCGCCGCGCTGCGTCTTCATGACCAATCCGGGCGACGGGGCGGGCAATTGCTTCGCCAACGTGCTTTCGGCCGGGATCACCCAGCTGATCCGCATCTGGCGCAACGAGGAGCGCGTGCAGGCCGACAACGCAGAAACGGGCCACGCAGTGTGGTCGAACCAGATCGTGCGCCACACCAATGCGGAAGGCGAGAACATCCGCTTTGCCGCAGGCCACGCCACCCGCGTCCTGTTCCGCGAACAGCGCATTGCCGAGATCGACCTGAAACTGCCCGCCTCTATCGCCGAGGAAACGGGTGCAAGGAAGGCGATGGTCGGCTTTGCCGAGAACATCACCGGGCTGCATCTCGGCAAGGTTGCCTTCATCACCGGGGGCTCCGCCGGGATCGGCGGGCAGGTCGCGCGCCTGCTGGCACTGGCGGGCGCGAAGGTGATGATGGTCGCAAGGCGCGAAAGCGAGCTCGTCGCCGCGCGCGAGCGGATCGTGGGCGAATTGCAGGACATCGGTTTTGCCGGAGTCGAGCGGCGCGTGAAGATCATGGCCGATGTCGACGTCAGCGACTTTGCCAGCCTCGACAAGGCGATCGATGCTACGCTCGAGGAATTCGGGCGGATCGACTACCTCATCAACAATGCCGGCGTTGCGGGCGCGGAGGACATGGTCGTCGACATGGAGCCCGAGGCGTGGCGCTTCACGCTCGATGCCAACCTCATCTCGAACTACCATCTCATGAGCCGGGTCGTCCCACTGATGAAGGAGCAGGGATCGGGCTACGTCCTCAATGTCTCCTCCTATTTCGGCGGCGAGAAATTCCTCGCGGTCGCCTATCCCAACCGCGCCGATTATGGCCTGTCGAAAGCGGGACAGCGCGCCATGGTCGAGAATTTCTCGGCCTATCTCGGCCCCGAGGTGCAATTCAACGCCATCGCCCCCGGCCCGGTCGATGGCGATCGCCTGTCGGGCACGGGCGGCAAGCCCGGGCTGTTCCAGCGGCGGGCGAAGCTGATCCTCGAGAACAAGCGGTTGAACGCGGTCTATGAAGCGGTGATCGAGGCGATCCGCGGCGGCGCCGAGGCGGAGAAGATCCTCACGCGGCTGTCGCGCAATTCAACGGCCACGCTTTCCCACGATGCCGAGGCGCCCGAAACGCTGCGCAAGCTCGCGCTCGATTTCGCCGCGCAGGGCGACGGGGTGTGCACCTGGGACCAGTATCTTCTGACCGAAGGCATGGCGCAGCGCCTGCTGGTGCGCCTGCAACTGGGCGGTCTGCTGATCGGTTCGAACGAATGGACGCAATATTGCGAGCCGGGCGGTGCGACCTGGCTGAAGCTGGTCCCGCCAGAGGACAAACCATTCCTGCCCGCCGCTCAGGTCGACAAGGTCGCCGATGGCGTCGGCAAGGGGGTGATTTCACAGCTGCATCTCGGCGCCATGCCGACCGAAGCGGAAGTCGCCCAGGCGACCGTCTTCTTCCTCGCCGACCGCGCGGTGTCGGGAGAAACCTTCATGCCATCGGGCGGCCTGCGCGTCGAACGTTCCAACACCGAGCGCGAAATGTTCGGCAGCCCCAAGCCCGACCGGATCGAGAAGATGGCGGGCAAGACCGTGTGGATCATGGGTGGACATCTTGCCGATTATGTCGCGGAGACGATCCGGGTCATGGTCGAGGATTGCAAGGTCGCCCATGTCGTCCTGATCACCGGCAATGCTGCGCGCGAGAAAGCGGTGCGCGAACTGCTTCCCGGGGGGATCGGTGACGACGCGCTTCACGTGCTCGTTGCGGGCGATGCGATCGAACAGGCGATGGACGAGGCGCTCGGCCGCTGGGGCCGGCCGACCACGATCGTCTCCATGCCGCCCGAACCGCTGCCCGAAACGCTGCTCGATGGCGGGAAGGTCCTGCCGACAAAGCAATTCGCCAAGATGGTCGAGGACCAGGTCACCCGGCATTACCGGGTCGCGCGCAAGGCCTCGCTCTACGATCACTGCCAGCTCGTGCTGGTCTCGCCCGACGTACCCTATGGCAGCGACGGGGCCGGCTTCGCGCTCGCCAATTTCGTCAAGACCAGCCTCCACGCCTTTACCGCCACGGTCGCGGTCGAGAACGAGCGGCTGGTCCACGACGTGCCCGTCAACCAGATCAACCTCACCCGCAGGGTCCGCAGCGAGGAACCGCGCGACGAGGAGGAGCACGCCGAGGAGTTGAAGCGCTTCACCCGCGCGGTCCTGTTGGTCGGCGCGCCGCTGCCCGATGCGCAGGATTCGCGCTATCGTGCGCGCATCTATCGGGGGACTTCGATGACGGTGTGA
- a CDS encoding phosphoribosyl-AMP cyclohydrolase has translation MKTTSLVIAAASAALVACTPGYAQAATAPIGAGTNMQPTEEQLECITEKEVIARQEQWGAGIVKIGKVFQDGGDYRAAAADHIDEFYAYDLSLVLFKPTLAAVEQFRPSFDGALSYFVGGNESFPEDKGFAIKPWSKVRWQNTGIMNNVCHMAVAMGNYYFTPAAGGAETKVEYTIGYIRDEEGKLKMAVHSSTIPYSGG, from the coding sequence ATGAAGACGACATCCCTTGTCATCGCCGCCGCCAGCGCCGCGCTGGTCGCCTGCACGCCGGGCTATGCCCAGGCGGCGACCGCTCCCATCGGTGCGGGCACCAACATGCAGCCGACCGAGGAACAGCTCGAATGCATCACCGAGAAAGAGGTCATCGCCCGCCAGGAACAGTGGGGCGCCGGCATCGTGAAGATCGGCAAGGTCTTTCAGGATGGCGGCGACTACCGCGCCGCTGCGGCCGATCACATCGATGAATTCTACGCCTATGATCTCAGCCTCGTCCTGTTCAAGCCAACGCTGGCGGCAGTCGAGCAGTTCCGCCCCAGCTTCGACGGCGCGCTTTCCTATTTCGTGGGCGGCAACGAATCCTTCCCCGAGGACAAGGGCTTCGCGATCAAGCCGTGGAGCAAGGTCCGCTGGCAGAACACCGGGATCATGAACAATGTCTGTCACATGGCGGTCGCGATGGGGAACTACTACTTCACCCCGGCTGCCGGCGGTGCGGAAACCAAGGTCGAATACACGATCGGCTACATCCGCGACGAAGAGGGCAAGCTGAAGATGGCGGTCCACAGCTCGACCATTCCCTACAGCGGCGGCTGA
- a CDS encoding DUF2490 domain-containing protein, translating into MARPSFLPPAIALCAATLAASPAAATEDDFNIWTGQFIVIDVDEDGDWFVRGEAQERFTNDADRLGQLLLRMLVGYRLNEDVSIGGGYAYILTDPVGPVEVNEHRYYQELNMRLIDRDGITLDSRTRLEQRTFEEGEGTSWRLRNFVQLRVPISENTKFVAYTEPFIELNDTDFQRGGLSIWRNFAGVSIPLAKGIEVVPGYLNQTVFREGENRMDHVANVNVFMSF; encoded by the coding sequence ATGGCCCGCCCCTCGTTCCTCCCCCCGGCCATCGCGCTTTGCGCAGCCACTCTCGCCGCCTCGCCCGCCGCCGCGACCGAGGACGACTTCAACATCTGGACTGGCCAGTTCATCGTGATCGACGTGGACGAGGACGGCGACTGGTTCGTGCGCGGCGAGGCGCAGGAGCGTTTCACCAACGATGCGGACCGCCTGGGCCAGCTGCTGTTGCGCATGCTGGTGGGCTACCGCCTCAATGAGGACGTCAGCATCGGCGGGGGTTACGCCTACATCCTGACCGACCCTGTCGGCCCGGTCGAAGTCAACGAGCACCGCTACTACCAGGAATTGAACATGAGGCTGATCGATCGCGACGGCATCACCCTCGACAGTCGCACCCGACTAGAACAGCGCACCTTCGAAGAAGGCGAGGGAACCTCGTGGCGGCTTCGCAATTTCGTCCAGCTGCGCGTGCCGATCAGCGAGAACACCAAGTTCGTTGCCTATACCGAGCCATTCATCGAGCTGAACGACACCGACTTTCAACGCGGCGGGTTGAGCATTTGGCGAAACTTTGCCGGGGTCTCGATCCCGCTTGCCAAGGGGATCGAGGTGGTGCCGGGCTATCTCAACCAGACCGTGTTTCGCGAAGGCGAAAACCGGATGGACCACGTCGCGAACGTGAACGTGTTCATGTCGTTCTGA
- a CDS encoding sensor histidine kinase produces MSNRPFALASDGETIAELRELYRAAEARAARLRLLSASGRELAEADTASLEAVIQRCAERLAWFTGSGSAFVMSADNAEGIAIRAPGPGGAVIAKLAIPGLDGLEAIPDPEDREAFRMQLEMMGSTIDRIERERERAELLRALQERERRLALLLEKVFTAQEEERRRVSHELHDGVAQTATALVRLLERAESAGLAAGPAPKEIARSLVAELRRVIAGLRPTLLDDLGLAAALQSLGDGLEQEGFEVRLALGDADARLGPLTETALFRVAQEAVSNIHKHAGGPCRVTIEARLGDDPVVLRIADQGRGPSSATRDHGAFSGHNVGIDVMRERMAALGGTVDWRGEAGHGVSVEARLPRGAPG; encoded by the coding sequence ATGTCCAACCGCCCCTTCGCGCTTGCATCCGATGGCGAGACGATCGCCGAACTGCGGGAACTCTATCGCGCTGCCGAGGCGCGCGCCGCTCGGCTGCGACTGCTTTCCGCATCCGGCCGCGAACTGGCCGAGGCGGACACCGCTTCGCTCGAAGCGGTCATCCAGCGCTGCGCCGAGCGCTTGGCCTGGTTTACCGGCAGCGGGTCCGCCTTCGTAATGTCCGCCGACAATGCCGAGGGCATCGCGATCAGGGCTCCGGGACCGGGCGGCGCGGTGATCGCGAAGCTGGCGATACCCGGCCTCGACGGGCTTGAGGCGATACCCGATCCAGAGGACCGCGAGGCCTTTCGGATGCAGCTCGAAATGATGGGCTCGACCATCGACCGGATCGAGCGCGAGCGCGAAAGGGCCGAATTGCTCCGCGCTTTGCAGGAACGCGAGCGGCGCCTCGCCCTGCTGCTCGAGAAGGTTTTCACCGCGCAGGAGGAGGAACGCCGCCGGGTGAGCCATGAACTGCACGACGGCGTCGCCCAGACCGCAACCGCGCTGGTGCGCCTGCTCGAGCGGGCCGAGAGCGCAGGCCTCGCCGCCGGTCCTGCCCCCAAGGAGATCGCGCGAAGCCTTGTGGCCGAGCTGCGCCGGGTGATCGCGGGCCTGCGCCCGACGCTGCTCGACGATCTCGGCCTTGCCGCCGCGCTGCAATCGCTGGGCGACGGGCTGGAGCAGGAGGGGTTCGAGGTCCGCCTGGCCCTCGGCGACGCGGACGCGCGGCTTGGCCCCCTCACCGAAACGGCCTTGTTCCGGGTCGCGCAGGAGGCCGTTTCCAACATCCACAAGCACGCCGGCGGGCCGTGCCGGGTGACGATCGAGGCACGGCTGGGCGATGATCCGGTGGTCCTCAGGATCGCGGACCAAGGGCGCGGGCCTTCTAGCGCAACGCGCGATCACGGCGCCTTTTCCGGGCACAATGTCGGCATCGATGTGATGCGCGAGAGGATGGCGGCGCTCGGCGGCACGGTCGACTGGCGCGGCGAGGCGGGGCACGGGGTATCGGTAGAAGCCCGCCTGCCTCGCGGAGCCCCCGGATGA
- a CDS encoding recombinase family protein: protein MSVSTRPGSRPMQAPFTTASNVFNTANSMGRLTLNMLLSFAQFEREVTAERIRDKIAASKAKGMWMGGIVPLGYEAFGRTLTIVEEHAALIRDLFRVYCRIGNVRLLKEQLNDDGVKVPERFLPRPGARWAASRSPADRSTRSSPTRFTSA from the coding sequence ATGTCGGTTTCGACCCGGCCCGGTTCTCGGCCGATGCAGGCGCCTTTCACGACAGCCAGCAACGTCTTCAACACCGCCAACTCGATGGGGCGCCTCACGCTCAACATGCTGCTGAGCTTCGCGCAGTTCGAGCGAGAGGTCACCGCCGAACGGATCCGCGATAAGATCGCCGCCTCCAAGGCCAAGGGCATGTGGATGGGCGGCATCGTCCCGCTCGGCTACGAGGCCTTCGGCCGGACGCTCACCATAGTGGAGGAGCACGCCGCGCTCATACGCGATCTCTTCCGGGTCTATTGCAGGATCGGCAACGTCCGGCTGCTCAAAGAGCAGCTGAACGATGATGGAGTGAAGGTCCCGGAGCGTTTTTTACCGCGACCGGGCGCAAGATGGGCGGCGTCCCGTTCACCCGCGGACAGATCTACAAGATCCTCTCCAACCCGATTTACATCGGCGTGA